One Anolis carolinensis isolate JA03-04 chromosome 5, rAnoCar3.1.pri, whole genome shotgun sequence DNA segment encodes these proteins:
- the LOC103280601 gene encoding interferon-induced protein with tetratricopeptide repeats 5: MNNQSLKEKLQSLQCPFTWHFEVKDKVEVGHVLQRLALRLDHTTFPNRGTYLAMKAYLHHLQEDYSEALKSLQEAEEVLQEDHPTNISRQVLVTYGNFAWIYYLLTNYEKVEHYLEKIHKICQALSSPEPYSVAIPEIQAQKGWSLLTWGFRNGPEAIKCFQLALRGDESNREFQAGLAYSVYAFCCLNLEEDMKETQTFLEEVLVRQPQNAEAKVFLANVIWIKNQRGVKEELERAKSLVEDVVQNSLNPEVLRNAAKVCVSLPLSLSQAISVLKKAIALSPSYHLLYYDLGLCYKKQMKKASPGKREELVAAAIESFKQSLEKDPASVFSQLELAKLYGEKSLAYVEEIYQNLMEDLPKLSQRCQQAIYLHWGDFLLHKKGKKEEALEMYTKGLQISGGHGKERWLLRGRLLSLAKLFQEESQGDQAKAIREMVGSLYGDESGRVLQGGK; this comes from the exons ATGAA CAACCAATCATTGAAGGAGAAGCTCCAGAGCCTGCAGTGCCCTTTCACCTGGCACTTTGAGGTCAAGGACAAGGTGGAGGTTGGACACGTCCTGCAGAGGTTGGCTCTCCGTCTGGATCACACCACATTCCCCAATCGGGGCACTTACCTGGCCATGAAGGCCTACCTGCACCACCTCCAAGAGGACTACAGTGAAGCATTGAAGAGCCTTCAGGAAGCGGAGGAGGTTCTCCAGGAGGACCATCCCACCAACATCTCCCGCCAGGTCCTGGTGACCTATGGGAACTTTGCCTGGATTTATTACCTCTTGACCAACTATGAGAAGGTGGAGCACTACCTGGAGAAGATCCATAAGATTTGCCAAGCTCTCTCCAGCCCCGAGCCCTACTCTGTTGCAATCCCTGAAATCCAGGCCCAGAAAGGGTGGTCCCTGCTGACGTGGGGCTTCCGGAATGGACCAGAGGCCATAAAGTGTTTCCAGTTGGCCCTGAGAGGAGATGAGTCCaacagggaattccaggcaggtcTGGCATATTCTGTCTATGCCTTCTGTTGTCTAAATTTGGaggaagacatgaaagaaacccAAACATTTTTGGAAGAGGTCCTTGTTCGCCAGCCTCAAAATGCTGAAGCCAAGGTGTTTTTGGCCAATGTAATATGGATAAAAAACCAAAGGGGGGTGAAGGAAGAATTAGAAAGAGCCAAGAGCTTGGTGGAGGACGTGGTCCAGAACAGCCTCAACCCAGAGGTCCTGAGGAACGCTGCCAAAGTGTGTGTATCTTTGCCTCTCTCCCTATCCCAGGCAATTTCCGTTCTGAAGAAGGCCATAGCCCTGAGCCCCAGCTACCACCTGCTTTACTACGACCTTGGTCTCTGCTACAAGAAGCAGATGAAGAAGGCATCACCGGGAAAGAGAGAAGAGCTTGTCGCAGCAGCTATTGAGAGCTTCAAACAGTCTTTGGAAAAGGATCCTGCATCCGTGTTCTCCCAGCTGGAGTTGGCCAAATTGTACGGGGAGAAGTCCCTGGCTTATGTGGAAGAGATTTACCAGAACCTGATGGAGGATCTGCCCAAGCTCAGCCAACGATGCCAGCAGGCCATCTACTTGCACTGGGGGGACTTCCTGCTCcacaagaaaggaaagaaggaggaggccCTGGAGATGTACACAAAGGGCCTCCAGATTTCAGGTGGTCATGGCAAGGAACGCTGGCTTCTGAGGGGTCGCTTGCTGAGTCTGGCAAAGTTGTTCCAGGAGGAATCTCAAGGGGATCAAGCCAAGGCGATTCGTGAGATGGTTGGGTCTCTGTATGGAGACGAGTCTGGACGGGTGCTCCAAGGAGGGAAATGA